CCTTCCCGGAAGGCGGCTGCAGGCGGCCTCAGCCGGGACGAGGGTGCGGGGAGGACTGGAGAAGAGGGGGCCCTGCGGCTGAACCCCTGAAGGAACAGCGCCTCCCAGGCTGAGGCCGCGCAGGGAGGAAACCCACGGGGGGAGGGCCTCTAGAGTCCCACCCCCGCTAGAGTATTTCGGAGAATTACGCAAACAAATGTACTACGCTTAGGAAATAcgcagctggagctggagcaatccCCGCACACCCGGCAGGGTTTTCATTTGCAGGAACAAAAACAATGACCCAATCCTCcttttgtctccctccccatccccagagtCTTATCCTCTCGACACCTGGGGACGTCCAAGGAAAAGGTCCTTGGCTCTGTAAGCTAACAGCACCTGCTGTTTGCCTAGGTCCGTCAGACTATCCAGGGCCTGCACAGGACCCCACGGGCAAGCCTTCCTACTGAGGAAGAGGGGAAACaggcagccccccccccccccggatgGCCCTTCCTAAGTCCCTCCTTCCACACACCAGCTACACGTggttccctcttccctcccatcctccctccgCCAGACCTGGGCCCAgcaccctggcctgggaggaCCCAGCACCCTGGCCGGAGCCAGCCTACCGATGTACTCGATGGCCACCATGAACCAGGAGCTGATGTCGGCCTTGTGGCTGTCCTCCACCGGGATGCACTTGTACTGGTAATGTCCTTCAAAGTGGTTCGGGCAGTCAGAGGAGACGTTCAGCAAGGCTGTGATCCCCAGGGCGTCCAGCATGTCTCGCCGGGCTGCGTGATAGGCACTGCCGAGGTAGAGGAAGGGAAGGATCTCCACGGGACCCCCCTGCACCAGAGAGGGAAAACaaagcgccccccaccccccaccggcAAACGTCATTAAGTGAAAGGCAACTGGGCAGGGGGCTGGGACGtgtggggcggggagagggaaACCAGTCTCAGGTGGGCTTTCATGGGCCCTGGGGACACTGCCCGTGGACCCGGCCCCTCCAGGTTTCCCATGTGCCGCTCGGGCCCCGGCAGGGAGCGATGGGCTCTGGcctttctgctctgctctgctaTGGGCCCCACCTGCTGGTTCAGGCAGACCACTTCCCCCGTGACAGATGAAGCTGGCCGTGCCCCGCTGTTTGTGACGCGAAGAGCTTACACCCGCTACCACTGAGCTACGCGGCCTAGGCGCTTATTCGGCTGGATACGCCTTCACTTGGCAGATGAAAGGCAGATGCCATGTCCACCTCACACGCAAGAGGAGGCATCCTGGCGAAATGAGGTAACGCTGGCTTCACTGACGACAATTCTCTGAGTCAGATCAACACAAGTGATCTCGGATTTGGGGAGCAGAGTTGCTGGACCCCATACATTCACTCCATTTCCATCTAAAGGAAAGGGCTGGAAGAGGTGGGCTTGTACGAACTGTAGTGGCATAAGCTGCTTTTCTTGGGAGAAGGGTTGGTTGATCATTTATGTCCATTTAGCATTTACAATTAACTTGTATGGGGGGCGGACAGCCGAACTGCTTTGAATCGGGCAGTCCACATGCTTCTGGCCTCCTTCCTTGCTTGTCTGCACATAACTCTAGAGACTAAGTCAGGGACGTAtgtgtttatattcttttcttaggTGAGGGTAataagagagggaaggggaagactTCCAAGGAATAGTGGACTCCACCTAACATCACACCCCGATACTCAACACATTCTCCCCACATTGAGGCACTGCGTCCAAAGCCTTTGACAAGCAGTCCTCTTCGCACCTGGTCGTGCAGTGGGGTGCCGCAGGAGCTGCAGCCCAGGTCCAAGGACTCGGCCGTGCTTGGGGGCACAGCAGGTGGGATGGCTGCCAGGGCCTTGGTTTTAGAACAGAATTCCGGGTACTCGGAGGAAAACCTCTCATAGCCACCTGTAAAGTAGAAAGATATTCAGGTTAATGGGGTCGCTGAGCCAGCAGGAAACCACAAAGAACTTGAATCCTACCTGATGGAGGAGAGCTGGTGGGAAGCTGGGGCTGGTTGTACCTACATTTGACACTAGGTGGCGCTGTGGGCCCAGAGATAATGGCTATGGAGACCTTTTTCCCCGGGATGCAGAGATTACATTCGGCCAAGACTGCATCCTGAAAGCGGGAATGAAAGCTTTAGGGACAGGACTTCAGATTGGGATGCAGATACACAAAGGAGGATGTGCTGGGGAGATGAAGAAGGGATAATTTCTTTACAGTGATGACAAAGAAAGAGGGAATAGCCACTGGGggtttccatgagcacttcagctGGCCCCTGGGCCCTACAAAAATGTCTGTCATCCCCCCACTACAGCCCTTCTTTTAGAGAAGTTCTCCAATGTGGGAGAGAATAAAAAACTATTACCCTGGCACCGGCCCTTCTGGATCTCAGCAACAGAACAGATGCCAATCGCACGGCCCCATGAACAGCTGTTCCATGGACATGGGGCCAAAATGAGAGCAAACGGGCTTAAATCTAAATAAATCCCTCTTGCTACATACAGGTTTGGGGCAAGGGAGGATTTCCTGACCTGAGAGTTGCTAAGCCCTGGAATGGTTCTCTGTGGGGTCGTCTTCCGGGGAAGGAAGGTCGTTTAAGTAAAAAGAGATAAACGGCCAACTTCTCTGCAATAGTGTCAGTGCCATTCAGGAAAGGGCCGGCTGGGCGGACGTGGGCAGAGATGCGGGCAGAGATGCAGGCAGAGGCAGGCAGTGAAACACACCAAGAAGAGAGACATTCAGCCTGTATATCTGATTTTCTTGTgatctctgggacttccctttgCGGGACACTTACCATCTATTGTCAAGGTTTGGCCctgcttgtatttttatttttgcagtttctGTTGGACCAAAAATGGattataaatgaattcagtaggGTCTGCGGGTTCTGGAACAACCACTCAACTGATGGTCACATAGGCAGCTAGCCCGTTACGTCTTTATGACTAAGTGATAGGGTGGGAGCCACTGTTCCCGATCACCACTGTGCAAAGCAATTTTCCAACATGTGACGGTTAGTCAATTACTTGCCCTGAATCCCAACCCTAGAAACTTCCGCtttggagaggaaagaaaattatgttCGCCACGTCATTAAGGCTTCCAGAAACAGGGCAgacattttttcctctctgactgGAGGCCTCCTgtttcccccactccctccctcaggCTATAAATGGATATTTCTCTGGTCCCAGGCCCTGGCTCCTGCTGAGTCATAATGACCAGCCTCCCTGGAGGGAAAACCTGCTAGAGGGGCCAGTACTGCCCGCTTCAGATGTGCTGGTGGCCTCAGTGGACTTCTCTTCGCAGGAGCGGCCTCCCTCCCGTTATCTCCCCCATCTGTCCCCTTTCCCTATAAAGCTGTAAACACCGCTGTCCCAAGTGCGGTGTGTGCGGGAAGAAAAGCCAGCAAGTGCCTCTAGCTGAAGGCCCTGGGATGGGAGACTTCGGGAGACAATGCCCTTTGGAGAAAGCGGAAGGAGAAATGGGTCACTCAACCAACGGAGGTTGATCATCTATATGAAAAGCCATCACTTGTTATTCTAGAGACTTCTACaggatttgaattttttttttttttttttttttttttgcggtacgcgggcctcttactgctgtggcctctcccgttgcggagcacaggctccagacgcgcaggcgcagcggccatggctcacgggcccagccgctccgcggcatgtgggatcttcccggaccgggacacgaacccgtgtccccttcatcggcaggcagactctcaaccactgtgccaccagggaagcccaggatttgaaattttttaagatGATCCGTGTCTTTATTACAAACTTTGAGctagtaaaatacatttttttcaaagagatgCAAGGCATGAGTGGTGCCCTCCAAAAGCTCATCAGCTAGACAGGCCAACAGTCACAGGAGGGCCAGGGCCCGGCTCCAAGGTCACGGAGGAAGAGCAGGCCTGAGGGCAGCAGGAGCTAAGGAAGCTCAGAGTGGTGGGAAGAATGTTCTCGCTGCTGAGAAGGTACACGACAGGGCACCAGACTGAAGTCCTGAAGAGCCTCGCCTCTGCAGTCGGACTCACAGGTCTGGGTTCAATCATCGGCTGTGCAGCCTTGGGGCcgtcactgaacctctctgagcctcttcctcatctgtacaatgtgATGAAGCTTCCAGGCCAGGAGTCTCCTGTGAGGACTGACTGGAACGGCCAGTGCACTGCACCGGGCCTCGGGGAGAAGCTCaatgaaggttttcttttttggtacctACAGGTGACTTCGGCTTTACTGGCAACTTCTCAGACCCTGGACAGCCTTCTCCTCCTgggctttacttattttttccagTAGGCATCTTGAGAGCTGGTAATTAAGACAGCAGAAGAACAGGTGCTGGGCACTTCCTGAGCCCTGAGTGCCCTGCGCAGTGAGGGACATCTGCTACCTCCCAGGGTCAATCGTCAATCAATCCGGGGCGGGGAGGGCCCAGCAGAACCCTCGGAGGGCTCCAAGGCCAATCACACCTGTGCAGGGGAGGGTGCAGGTGGCCCAGAGGCCAGACCCGGCCTGAGGGGGGCTGTCTGTCGTCACCCCCAGGCTGCTCATAGCAGGACAGAGAGACAGCAACTGTCAGGAAAGGCACCATTACAACAAAGTGGAGAAACACGATTACTGAAGAGTCTGTTCCCTCTGGGGGGTTTTCAGAGAACAGGCAGAAAGGAACCAAGTGAAGAAGCAGATCTGTTCAAGGGACAGGAACAAGGTGAGGGCTGCGTCCCTCGGTGGCAGCGGTGGAAAGGTTTTCCCTCCTGAGCCGTTGCTAGCTTTGGGGGCAGTCTGTGGCTGGTAGTTACAAGGAGCATCACCAAAGGATCTTCTTCTGGGGCCGAGGTGCTGCACTCAGGCCAGGCCCTCGGATGAGCTGAACGTGCCCTGGTGGGCCTGGAGCTCGCAGGCGAGGCAGTGCAGACACAGGAGTGCAGGTCAGGGGCCATTCAGTCCACACCCCACCCACAAGGCCACACGCCAGGAAGCCACCTCCAGGTATCCCATGCGTGTTCATAAAAATGACAGACCCTCTTAAAAGGAAGTGTTCATTACGTGTCAGGCTCTTCCCACACAGGTATCCAACCAGTAGCCCTAGAGGAAGGCATGACAAGCCCcagttttacagaagaggaagcgGAGGTGCAGGGCAGCCCGCAGGTAAGGGCGGGACCGGCATTCAGCCCACAGAAGGGGCCTGAAAGCCCCTTTGAAGCTGGCCGTCAGGAGCCCACCCTGCTGCTTGCCCACTGCTGCCTCCCCGGTGGGCCTTCTCTAGGGGCCTTGCCTGCTGGTTTCATCACGCGAAGAAAGAGTTTTCACGCAGAAACAGAAGGCATGTGAACAGAGCACTGCTGACACTTCACCAAACTGCTTCTTTCCGGTGCTTTTCCAGGTAGTCATGGAGGAGTCGTGACCAGCGTTTTTCtatttaatgaaatagaatagaagcTACTTGAATGCGCTGCATTTACAGAGCGTGTAATTTCATGGCACTGTGCTTTCAGGGTGACGGTCCCCATCACAGGGACTTCAGCTAAAGCCACTTGCTAGCTCTTCTTCCCCCACACACCGCCTTGACTCCAGCCCGAGTGTGGCATTAGCCCCGTCGGTGTGGGGCTACTGACACCTGGCCAGGTGATGAGCTTACTGGAGGGTACCACTCACGTCTTACATCTCTTGggaaaacatgtattttaagaGCTCAAATTATGTAATAAGCACACGGatcatttcacttaaaaaaaaattcaaatcatcTCGAAGAATATAGAGTAGCTCTATACTGGGTCATGGcagaaatgaaactgaatttcTTAGGGTGGGTGGGATTGAAGAAgactgcccccagccccctctcctccGTGCCTCCCTTCCCAGCCCACATCTGTGCAGGTACCAGAGCCTCGGCCCTTCCAGTAAGTGCTAGATTTAGATCTCCAAGTTTTATCCAAAACTCATGAGAGGGAAAGCTTATTGTCACTGTAGACCCGGAGGGGAGCGCTCTACCCCGTGACCCCTGCAGATGTGCAGGGTAGACACAGCAGACAGGTGTGGATGCATCCCAGCTCCGACTGTGGAAGCCCAGCTAACACATTCCCTCTAAGTCCTGTTTTCCACCCTCCAAATGTAAGGATTCCAGACGATATCATCTGTAAGTTCCAACATTCTGTGATCCTGAACGTTCACAAACCACTCATTTGCAAACTACACACTGACAGCAGGTGCCTCAAGACCTATATTTCCATCTTCTGAACACATTTTCACAGCACAAACGCCAATGAATTCCCACCTGGTTTTCTCCTACGTCCTATTGCATGTAATTCTGTAACAGACATGCTGACTAATTTTGACCCGTTTTTCTCATGTTCTTATTTAACAATATACCTTCTAGTCTTAAAGCTCTCATTTTCtcaacttcattttaaaatttgagagtcTTGGGGGGCTCGGGGGAAACAGGACTATAATTTTCCACTTGATTCCCCTGAGGAATAACTACATCTAAGTTCCATTCTGTGTTCCTTTCATCTTCTCACAGAAACTGTAGCTTTGAAAACTGGCTGGCCTCCTGCTTATGCAGGGGTGGGAGTGAATGTGGGAGAAAGTCCTTGGGAAAGGGCAGGCTGGCGTAGTGCTGGTCGTCTCACCATAATAGGACTCTTAATGGGGTCTGTGATGGGAAAGACTGTCTCTTGGTGGTGACGATGGTCACGGATCTTAACGTGGCTGCCAGGTTTTTCCTGTGACCCTCTCCACGCTCAGAATATCACCGGTTCACAGACAGGGCTCATGGCCTCGCTCTCTTGGGACAGCTTATCAATACGAGGCAAATGTTGCCCAGCAGGCAAGTCTGGGGACATTCGAAGGTCCCTTGGCTTTGAGAACTTCCCTTGATGCGGGTGTTGACCTAGGAAGCGCCCCTCTAAATGCTGAGCAGCATTTCCAGTTTAGCTAAATGGGCTTCTCACCTTGGGGCTCGGTGTCAAGACCTCGGTCCCGGGCCAGCTGGGCTGACACCTGATGCCACACTCGGGCTGGACCTTGTTTGCAGCCCCTCCCAGAGTCCTTCTGTGCTATCTGCTCCGTTCAGCAAGCCGCCTTCCGCTGAGAGTCTACATTTCTTCCTCTCAAACTTCCTCTTTGTTAGATGGGAACTGCCTCCCAGCAAGAAAACCAGCTATCTGCTTTCAgatgttctgatttttttcaaggaatttcTTGGCCCTTTAAAAAGGCCACCCTTTCTCCTCCCTGAGTTCTCTGTGCAGCCCACCTTGGTGGGGACAGCCACCTTTCCTGTAAGCATCCAGGAGAAGCCCAAGGGAGCTGCGATAGGCTTACGGACAATCAGGTTGCCACTCTCAATTTACACCTACACCCTGTCTTTAGttgcttttgttggttggaaACATCCAGTTCAAATGATGCAAAGAGTAGTGAGTTTGCTTCATTCCTTACAATTCTTTAAGGCTTTCGACTAGGGGTTAGGAATTACCTTTaaggcctaatttttttttttttttttggtaattctaACAATTCTTGGCTGTCATGGGCATTGTGTCCTGTTTGCAAGGAGAAAAGCCAGTCCTTTTGCCTTTGGGTGAAAGAGGTGTTCAACCTTAGCGTCCCCCAGGACTCTGCTGTTTGATGCCACTGACCTCCTGGAAACGAGGATGGACAGGGCAAAtggacacagagaaagaaaagacagaagacaGTCACCCGAACCCCACCCATAGCATTCATTACGGGCCTTAGTGGCTGTTTTCACAGGAAGCATAATGTCAGGTCTGTATGATCAGGCCTGGGGACTGCTGGGTAGGTGACTTCCAACCTGGAAGGAGAAGTTGGAGTATTTAGTTGATCTTCCCAGTTTCTCAAAACAGCTCCAGGACAGCTTTTAAATCAGAACTTGAATAAGACTGACAAAGGTCATGGGCTGAGACGAATTTTAGATAGAAGGAAAAGTAAGATAATGTTTTTATATCTGACATCTTCTGCAAAACAGACTGATTTATTTGGAGACTGTGGGAGGTAAAGGAAGACTTCTGTTAGGGTAAGAAAATgctctttttgtctttctctattgACCCAGGGTGGATGGGGTGGGAGCGGTTGTCTAAAACCCTATTCCAAGGATCTATGAGGAGTGAGAAAGGGATTTCAAAGGAGACGTGTACTGTAATAAAATCTGAAAAGCTAAACTTTCTAAACTGTCCCTAAAAATGTCTTACaggattttaaataaaatgagcttaaaaaaaagtttatcccAATGGGAAGCTTTTACTAGCCAAAAGACCAGAAAATGTAGTGATTTGGGTTACTGCTTTTAGCAAACCTTGGGTAATATTAGGAAATGTAAAGGCCAGATAGTATTTCATTGATAGAAAGTAAAGTTTACTCTTAACTATGAATTCTTGCCTGTAGTATTAGTTATTAACTGCCTGCAATGAGTAACCAACTTCCTGCCCTTCAAAGTGGCAGAAATGGGAAAATCggcctttaaaaatgcaattaattGGTAGAATTAGATAGCCTGTGGCCAGGAAGGGTAATAGAGCTTCTGAAAATGCCCAGCTGTTTTTACTCTCCCTCCAGGACGGCAGACACCAACAATCAGTCTTCCACTGGCTTAATGTCTGACCACTTTTATTCCACACCCACCACTGCACATGAAATGAGACTCCCAGGAAGGCCCATTGGCTGCAAAATAAAGGAACAACTCCGGTGGGAAAAAAATTACCCAACCCCTAATCAATTAAGGCATTTACTAAAGATAATCTAAGGGGCTTGTCTCCCCCTGTTTCCCTTTAGTTCCCCGTCCCCAGCTCCCCCCTGCCCATGAGCCCACATTTCCTGCCATTCCACTTCTCCAAGGAATGAGAGTGCAGGAGGCATGGCTGTCCTCCCCCAGAGGCACGTTCCCGCAGCGCTGGGGGAGCAGACCACGCCCATTTCCTTCTGCCCTCATTAGGGATGCCTTTCCAGTAgaagtcaagaagaaacaggacCTGTGTGGAGAGCGCCTCTGCTTAGCACATAAATGAAAATACGCAAGTTGAATAGACTAGGACCCAGTTAACCTCAAAGATGTTCCACCACCACTGCAGAACAAGCTGGAAggagcccccccccccagcccaaACTCTGTGAATTTTAGGCGGCTGCTTCCAAAGGCAGGCTCCCTTTGCTCAGAAAAACCCAGCTGAACCTCTCCTGGCTCCTCCCGGGGGGCCTGTTCCTGGAGAGAGAGAAGTTCGGTCCAGGCCTAGACACTTTCCGGCTCAGAGGATGCGGACTTTGAGAGGCAGCGGGCCGTCCTCCCTGCCCGCACCAGGTCAGACAACAGGAGGCAGTGCAGGCCTCGGGAGGAAACAGCCCTTAAAACACGCCTTTTCCGTGGGCCAGGCACCTCGCCAACCGCCAGGGGACTGTCGTTTTACCCAGAGGCTGCCCGTCCAACGCAGCCTTCACATTAGCATCTGCCTTGCGCCGGGCGGCCGGTCCGCAGGGCGGCTCTCGGTACAGGTCTGGCTCCGGGCTCTCCCGGCGGGATTCGCGGGAACCAGGGAGGTGCCACGAGCCCGAGGCGGAAGCCTTAAAAATCTGTCTCTCTCCCCGGGAGCGGGGCCTAAGTGTCTGCGCGCCCGGAAACCCTAGGGCGGTCCTCTCCGGATTTCttccaggaagaaaaacaaaacagaacgaACCCAGACCCCACGTGCGTCTGCCCTACCTCGAGAAGGGTCCTGTGTTCAGGGCCCGCGCAGGCAGGCGCGCGATCGGGCTCCAAATCAGGAGCGATCGAGGTCAGCGCGGCACGGAGAACACCCCGGCCAGCCCCTGCCACTCGAAGGGACTTTGGTCCCAGAGACGTTTCTCTCCTCGTCCCCACGAGCGCCGGCATGCCGGCATCATGCAAGGGAGTGCAGGAGGCGTGCGTCAACAGCCCGGACCCCAGCCCGGCGCTCTACCCGGTCCGGGGCCGCGTGGCTCCCGGCACAGCTCGGCGCCAGGGCAGGCGGGGGCCCCGGGCCCCCTGCGCCCAGCTCGCCGGGCTTAGCCGTCCTTCCGGCAAGGCCCTTCCTGGCACTTTCTCTTAAAGcgctgggagaagggaggagcGTTTGGTTTAATCTGAGGTGCCAAAGGCCGCCCtcgtagagaaagaaaaatcagcaaaatcGCCTTAGTAGTTCAACCAAAGGTCAACAGCAGCATTTCCCCAGCAGCTGACAGGTCAAATGGCCAGGAAACAACTGCCGAGAACAAAGTCCCCCGCTGTTCACGGGGGCAAGCCTGGCCCGCCGGCACTGGGCAGTGTTGTGCTTTTTGGCAGGGGCGGCGGGGAGAGGTTTCCGCCGCGCCTCCCGCcccatctcccttcctctccagtGAGCGGGTctggagagggcagggcaggagggaggggggccaGGGGCGCCGACAGGGAAAGGGGCGGCTCTTTGATAGCCCGGCTCCGAAACGCCTCTGGACTTCGGAGGCCAAGACCCGCCGCGGGCGAAGGAACTCGCGGAATGCGGCGCGGGAGGAAGGGGCACTGCGCGGCAGGGGCCCCAAGCAACCCGTCCGGCTCCCCGCCGCCCGACGCCCGGCAGGTGCGGTCGGCGCCCCCGTCCCTCCAGGTACTTGGGTAGCCCTCAGCCCTTTCGGAGTTTCCGACTTGCACATTTGACAAGACCTCCCCTCCCCAAGAGTTTCGCACTTAAGCGCGCGCCGCCATCTGAGAGTCGAGTCTGAACAAAAGGTCGCACTTGTCGCAGTTTGAGGCCCCGTCCCGCCTTGCGTTCCCCAGATACTCGGACCTCCCGCCTCCCGCTCCGGAGCCTGGGGATGGCGGGAGGGGTTGGCGACCCTCCAGCTGGAGCTCGGAGTTGGGCAGCAGGGGAGGAGAGAACAGATCGCTCCACATCAGGCCCGCAAGCCGATCTTCGTTTTTGCGTTTAGGAAGGGCTGGTTTCCAGCCGGACCCGCAGGGCCCATCCCATCCCCGCGCTCACCCTCCTTCACCCCCTGCCCCATGTCTCGGGATCTCTGGGTCGGACTCAGGGCGGGGCCCAGACACGCCAAACCAACAGGCCTaacctctcccccacctcccgcACCGTGGCACTTGGGAGCACTTCCCTGGACTCGAAGGTGGGCAACGCAGCTGAGTCGCTTCGCCCGCAAGACCAGACCGTTAGTGGCTGTAAACAATCGCAGAATCGCCAGGAAGGGTCCGGAATTTCAGGTGACGGAGCCCTCACCGTCTCTGAGGACCTCAGGACCTCGCGcttgcacacaaacacacagaatcCTTGAACACCACGCGCACACACCAGTACGCACAAAGGAGTGCGCGGGGGGGATCCCGCAGCCACGAGTCCCTCCAGGCACTTCTTCTCCTGCCCACTAAGGCTCAGGCAGCGGAGCCCCGCCGCATCGACCCTCCAGCTCGCGCCCGGCGCCGGCGTTTACCTTTGAGCAGGCAGATGTCGGTGCGCTCGGCGTTGCGTCGCAGCGCCTGCACCACCAGTGACACGGTGCTGTCCTCGCGGAGGCTCTCGGCGCGCGGGCTGCGCTCGTCGTAGACGATGACGGCTGAGTAGAGGCCGGAGCGCAGGCGGGCGCGGACCTCCTCCTCCGCGGGCAGGATCTGCTCCAGGCTCACCGAGCCCTTGGCCCGCCGCCGCACGATGGTGTTGCAGCGCACGTTGACTGAGCCTCGAATGTAGCCGGCGCTGTGCGCCAGGAACGGTCGGCAGTCCAGTAGCAGGCACTTGCCGccgctcagcagacccagggcgCCGtggctgccgctgccgctgccgcccgCGCCGCCACCGTTCTCGTCCCGGTTCATCAGCCTTTTGAGCACGCTGCAGTCCATCTCCCGCAGCTCCTCCACCGTCACCATGGTCGCCAGGAACCGCGGCTGCTGGGCACGCGAGGAGGCGAAGGACGCCCGGGCCAGCTAGGCTGCAGGaaggggcgagcgggggctaagGGAGAGCGCGGGCAGAAGTGGCCGCAAACTTGGCCCTTAGGGGCTCCCACGGCCGAACCTCTTCTCCCGGTCCCCTTCCTCCCACAGACTCGCAGTTACATAGCAGTCCGAGCGGCCTCGGCGCCAGGCAGCACggtgccaagggggaggtggcgGTGAGGGGAGTGTGTTTACGGGAGAGGACCAAGGGCTTCTTTCCGTTGTCGCCTCTATTGTATTTTGCCCGTTGTGCTGCTCTGGCCGCCGTTCCCCACGAACTGCCGGAGCTCCACGGTCTGCCCCAGCCAGAGTTTCCTCTCCTCGGCTTATGGATTTATTAATGCTCCTCTGCTCTCCCCCGGGAGGGGGCAGATTCATTACTACCTCGCGAGGCCCCGCCTCTTTCCATTCTAGGTCGCGAGCCCTGCTCCGCCCCCCGCGCTCGCTCCCCGCCCCCTCGCGACTCCCCTCGCCCCGCTGGTCCCACCCCCTCCGCCCGCCCGGGCGCGTGAATGGAGTACCGGCCGCTAGCGCCCAGTCACGGGGACGCGACGTCACAAAGAGCGGAGTAAACAGGGCGCGCGGCTCTCGCCGCCAGGCCCATTCATAAAACCAAGACCT
This genomic stretch from Tursiops truncatus isolate mTurTru1 chromosome 21, mTurTru1.mat.Y, whole genome shotgun sequence harbors:
- the DUSP4 gene encoding dual specificity protein phosphatase 4 isoform X2 translates to MPALVGTRRETSLGPKSLRVAGAGRGVLRAALTSIAPDLEPDRAPACAGPEHRTLLEDAVLAECNLCIPGKKVSIAIISGPTAPPSVKCRYNQPQLPTSSPPSGGYERFSSEYPEFCSKTKALAAIPPAVPPSTAESLDLGCSSCGTPLHDQGGPVEILPFLYLGSAYHAARRDMLDALGITALLNVSSDCPNHFEGHYQYKCIPVEDSHKADISSWFMVAIEYIDAVKDCRGRVLVHCQAGISRSATICLAYLMMKKRVRLEEAFEFVKQRRSIISPNFSFMGQLLQFESQVLATSCAVEAASPSGPLRERGKATPTPTSQFVFSFPVSVGGHPAPSSLPYLHSPITTSPSC
- the DUSP4 gene encoding dual specificity protein phosphatase 4 isoform X1, whose product is MVTVEELREMDCSVLKRLMNRDENGGGAGGSGSGSHGALGLLSGGKCLLLDCRPFLAHSAGYIRGSVNVRCNTIVRRRAKGSVSLEQILPAEEEVRARLRSGLYSAVIVYDERSPRAESLREDSTVSLVVQALRRNAERTDICLLKGGYERFSSEYPEFCSKTKALAAIPPAVPPSTAESLDLGCSSCGTPLHDQGGPVEILPFLYLGSAYHAARRDMLDALGITALLNVSSDCPNHFEGHYQYKCIPVEDSHKADISSWFMVAIEYIDAVKDCRGRVLVHCQAGISRSATICLAYLMMKKRVRLEEAFEFVKQRRSIISPNFSFMGQLLQFESQVLATSCAVEAASPSGPLRERGKATPTPTSQFVFSFPVSVGGHPAPSSLPYLHSPITTSPSC